Proteins encoded by one window of Lutibacter sp. A64:
- a CDS encoding GntR family transcriptional regulator, translating into MGKSKIILTIQHSSDIPKYQQLVNAINNAVGNNVLTEGDLLPSVNNICKTTKLSRDTVFKSYSILKENGVIESVPNKGYYVASETRKVLLLLDTFKAYKEVLYHSFINNLPDNIITDVQFHHYNIENFKTIINNSLGKYYKYIVMNFNHKEVPKVVSKINEEKLLLIDWNIYSKSTNNYVFQDFGKAFYESLQEANHLFRKYEDIIFLYPEYTNHPIETIEYFKKFCTDFDFKYQILTNSKTYNIQKNKAYISVSDRVLGLFLEQCRSKKYEPGTDVGLLSYNDTPMKKFIYKGISVVSTDFKQLGTKAAAFITEDKPMQKYITTKLTIRDSL; encoded by the coding sequence ATGGGTAAAAGTAAAATTATACTAACAATTCAACATAGCAGTGATATACCAAAATATCAACAATTAGTAAATGCTATAAACAATGCAGTTGGAAACAATGTTTTAACTGAAGGCGATTTGCTTCCTTCTGTTAATAATATCTGTAAAACAACTAAATTATCACGAGATACAGTTTTTAAGTCGTATTCTATTTTAAAAGAAAATGGCGTTATAGAATCTGTTCCAAATAAAGGGTATTATGTGGCTAGTGAAACAAGAAAAGTGTTGTTGCTGTTAGATACATTTAAAGCTTATAAAGAAGTTTTATACCATTCATTTATAAATAATTTACCAGATAATATAATAACTGATGTTCAATTTCATCATTATAATATTGAAAATTTTAAAACTATTATAAACAATAGTCTTGGTAAATATTATAAGTATATAGTAATGAACTTTAATCATAAAGAGGTTCCAAAAGTTGTTTCAAAAATAAATGAGGAGAAGTTATTATTAATTGATTGGAATATATATTCAAAATCAACTAATAATTATGTTTTTCAAGATTTTGGAAAAGCCTTTTATGAGTCACTTCAAGAAGCTAATCATTTGTTTAGAAAGTATGAAGATATAATTTTTTTATATCCAGAATACACAAATCATCCTATAGAAACAATAGAATATTTTAAGAAATTTTGTACTGATTTCGATTTTAAATATCAAATTTTAACCAATTCAAAAACATATAATATTCAAAAAAATAAGGCGTATATAAGTGTAAGTGATCGGGTTTTGGGCTTGTTTTTAGAGCAATGTAGAAGTAAAAAATATGAGCCAGGAACCGATGTTGGGCTTTTATCATATAACGATACACCTATGAAAAAGTTTATATACAAAGGAATATCTGTGGTTTCAACAGATTTTAAACAATTAGGAACAAAAGCAGCAGCATTTATTACAGAAGATAAACCAATGCAAAAATATATTACAACAAAACTAACAATTAGAGATTCATTATAA
- a CDS encoding ribonucleoside-diphosphate reductase subunit alpha has product MFVLKRDGRKEPVMFDKITARVRKMCYGLNSLVDPVKVAMRVIEGLYDGVTTSELDNLAAETAATMTVQHPDYARLAARIAVSNLHKNTKKTFSEVMTDLYNYVNPRTGKKAPLLSDETYKVIMDNAAKLDSTIIYNRDFGYDYFGFKTLERSYLLKLNGQIAERPQHMLMRVAIGIHQNDIDEAIETYELMSKKIFTHATPTLFNSGTPKPQMSSCFLLQIQDDSIDGIYDTLKQTAKISQSAGGIGLSIHNVRATGSYIRGTNGTSNGIVPMLKVYNDTARYVDQGGGKRKGSFAIYMEPWHADVFDFLDLRKNTGAEEKRARDLFYAMWIPDLFMKRVEENGDWTLMCPNECPHLFDTYGDEFEKLYTGYEKVGKGRKTIKARELWEKILEAQIETGNPYMLYKDAANRKSNQKNLGTIRSSNLCTEIMEYTAKDEVAVCNLASIAIPMFVEESKEGEKFFNHKKLFKVTKKITRNLDTVIDRNYYPVKEAENSNLRHRPIGLGIQGLADAFIMLRMPFTSDEAKKLNEEIFETIYFAAVTSSMEIAKAKEPYSTYEGSPMSKGEFQFNMWGVSEDDLSGRWNWKALRKKVLEHGVRNSLLVAPMPTASTSQILGNNEAFEPYTSNIYTRRVLSGEYIIVNKHLLEDLVELGLWNNEMKENIMRANGSIQHIDVIPQELKDLYKTVWEMSMKDIIDMSRQRGYFIDQSQSLNLFMQDANYSKLTSMHFYAWKSGLKTGMYYLRTKSAVNAIQFTVSKEKKAEDVPLSPEELKAMLIASQNNPDDCEMCGS; this is encoded by the coding sequence ATGTTTGTACTAAAAAGAGACGGAAGAAAAGAACCTGTAATGTTCGATAAAATTACAGCAAGAGTAAGAAAAATGTGTTATGGCTTAAACAGTTTAGTAGATCCTGTTAAGGTTGCTATGCGTGTTATTGAAGGGCTTTACGATGGTGTTACTACTTCCGAACTCGATAATTTAGCCGCTGAAACTGCAGCTACAATGACTGTACAACACCCAGATTATGCGCGTTTAGCTGCTAGAATTGCAGTTTCTAACCTACATAAAAATACCAAAAAAACTTTTTCTGAGGTGATGACGGATTTATACAATTATGTAAATCCTAGAACTGGAAAAAAGGCTCCTTTATTATCTGACGAAACGTATAAGGTAATTATGGATAATGCTGCAAAACTAGATTCAACAATAATTTACAACAGAGATTTTGGCTACGATTATTTTGGATTTAAAACATTAGAACGCTCTTATTTACTAAAATTAAACGGACAAATTGCAGAACGTCCGCAACATATGTTAATGCGTGTTGCTATTGGTATTCATCAAAATGATATTGATGAAGCCATAGAAACCTACGAATTAATGTCTAAAAAAATATTTACACACGCAACACCTACACTTTTCAACTCAGGAACACCGAAACCTCAAATGTCTTCTTGTTTCTTATTACAAATACAAGACGATAGTATAGATGGAATTTATGATACCTTAAAACAAACCGCTAAAATTTCGCAATCTGCTGGTGGAATTGGTTTGTCTATTCATAATGTACGTGCAACTGGGTCTTATATTAGAGGTACCAATGGAACTTCTAACGGAATTGTACCAATGTTAAAAGTTTATAATGATACAGCGCGCTATGTAGACCAAGGTGGTGGAAAAAGAAAAGGATCTTTTGCAATTTATATGGAACCTTGGCACGCCGATGTTTTCGACTTTTTAGACCTTCGTAAAAATACTGGAGCTGAAGAAAAACGAGCAAGAGATTTATTTTATGCTATGTGGATTCCAGATTTATTTATGAAACGTGTTGAAGAAAATGGAGATTGGACCTTAATGTGCCCAAATGAATGTCCGCACTTATTTGACACCTATGGAGATGAGTTTGAAAAATTATATACAGGCTACGAGAAAGTAGGAAAAGGAAGAAAAACAATTAAAGCTAGAGAACTTTGGGAAAAGATTTTAGAAGCTCAAATTGAAACTGGAAATCCGTATATGCTGTATAAAGATGCAGCCAATAGAAAATCAAATCAAAAGAATTTAGGAACCATTCGTTCTTCAAATTTATGTACCGAAATTATGGAATATACAGCAAAAGATGAGGTTGCAGTTTGTAACTTAGCATCTATTGCTATTCCTATGTTTGTTGAAGAAAGTAAAGAAGGTGAGAAATTCTTCAATCATAAAAAACTGTTTAAAGTAACTAAAAAAATTACACGAAATTTAGATACAGTTATAGATCGTAATTATTACCCGGTTAAAGAAGCTGAAAACTCTAATTTACGCCATAGACCTATCGGATTAGGAATTCAAGGCTTGGCAGATGCTTTTATTATGCTACGTATGCCTTTTACTAGTGATGAAGCTAAGAAATTAAATGAAGAAATTTTTGAAACTATTTATTTTGCAGCAGTAACTTCTTCTATGGAAATTGCAAAAGCAAAAGAACCATATTCTACTTACGAAGGCTCTCCAATGTCTAAAGGAGAATTCCAATTTAATATGTGGGGCGTTTCAGAAGATGATTTAAGCGGTCGTTGGAATTGGAAAGCATTGCGTAAAAAAGTATTGGAGCATGGGGTTAGAAACTCTTTATTAGTAGCTCCAATGCCAACTGCATCTACATCGCAAATATTAGGAAACAATGAGGCTTTTGAACCGTATACGTCTAATATTTATACGCGAAGAGTGTTAAGTGGTGAATACATTATTGTAAATAAGCATTTATTAGAAGATTTAGTAGAATTAGGCTTGTGGAATAATGAAATGAAAGAAAATATTATGCGTGCTAATGGTTCTATTCAACATATAGATGTAATTCCTCAAGAATTAAAAGACTTGTATAAAACTGTTTGGGAAATGAGTATGAAAGATATTATAGACATGTCTAGACAAAGAGGTTACTTTATAGATCAATCGCAATCTTTAAACTTATTTATGCAAGATGCTAATTATTCTAAACTTACATCTATGCACTTTTACGCTTGGAAAAGCGGATTAAAAACTGGAATGTACTATTTACGTACTAAAAGTGCTGTAAATGCAATACAATTTACAGTTTCTAAGGAAAAGAAAGCAGAAGACGTGCCACTTAGCCCAGAAGAACTTAAAGCAATGTTAATTGCCTCTCAAAACAATCCTGATGATTGTGAAATGTGTGGTTCTTAA
- a CDS encoding OmpA family protein, translating into MENVTKNKLLFKLLILIGLFFAAPQHVEAQFLKKLKQKAEKKIEREAEKRAERRMNKKIDKQFDKAEDVLDGKTKNDTNNGKGNENTNQNTQANNPNNQDTSQQNGTTVNKPNVVWSKFDFIPGDEVIFEDSPSTDEENGEFPSRWDLYEGGAEVAEFNGTPVIMFLDHGGSIIPYLKNSNEDYLPEVFTVEMDVWFGEEQEYKRYWIDFFDKKNQRRGETTDLELYPNGLEYGNSSKRYPGRENVNWGIVDEPQWRHISIAYTKGKFKAYMDDTRLINIPRLEGNPTGMTIRSESGSYTYIKNIRIAKGGVKYYDRVLSDGKIVVNGIKFDVNKATLKAESMGPINEIYKLMVDNPTINFSVEGHTDSDGSDVTNMTLSKERGKTVMNKLIEMGIASNRLKFDGFGESKPIDNNNSPEGKANNRRVEFVKFSGNSNSNSNNSNSNNGNSNFDQLDKKTIGAKLESLPDSFNIPMSNNTGIINGPGTVIIYATSDGNMGKMQILDIDKNDNNKLTIKYVTYNYDGSVHSESNNLEIRGTFTCDLDTGNEGVERNKADFRNGGETLYPYETTILKVLK; encoded by the coding sequence ATGGAAAACGTAACTAAAAACAAACTCCTATTTAAATTACTAATACTAATAGGACTCTTTTTTGCAGCTCCTCAGCATGTAGAAGCGCAATTTTTAAAAAAACTAAAACAAAAAGCTGAAAAGAAAATTGAACGCGAAGCCGAAAAACGTGCTGAACGCCGAATGAACAAAAAAATCGACAAACAATTTGATAAGGCCGAAGATGTATTAGATGGTAAAACTAAAAACGACACTAATAATGGTAAAGGAAATGAAAATACCAACCAAAACACACAAGCCAACAATCCTAATAATCAAGATACTTCACAACAAAATGGAACTACAGTAAATAAACCAAACGTAGTTTGGAGTAAGTTTGATTTTATACCTGGCGATGAAGTTATTTTTGAAGACAGCCCAAGTACCGATGAAGAAAATGGTGAGTTTCCAAGCCGTTGGGATTTATATGAAGGAGGTGCTGAAGTTGCCGAATTTAATGGAACACCAGTTATAATGTTTCTTGACCATGGTGGATCAATAATACCCTATTTAAAAAACTCAAACGAAGATTATTTACCCGAAGTTTTCACTGTAGAAATGGATGTATGGTTTGGTGAAGAACAAGAGTATAAGAGATATTGGATTGATTTTTTTGATAAAAAGAATCAAAGAAGAGGTGAAACTACAGATTTAGAATTATATCCTAATGGATTAGAATATGGAAACTCAAGTAAGAGATACCCTGGAAGAGAGAACGTAAATTGGGGTATAGTAGATGAACCACAATGGAGACATATTTCTATAGCTTATACAAAAGGTAAATTTAAAGCCTATATGGATGACACGCGATTGATTAATATTCCTCGTCTCGAAGGAAACCCTACAGGTATGACTATCAGGTCTGAGTCTGGTTCATACACATATATCAAAAACATCCGCATTGCTAAAGGCGGTGTAAAATACTACGATCGAGTTCTTTCAGATGGAAAAATTGTGGTAAACGGTATCAAATTCGATGTAAACAAGGCTACTCTAAAAGCCGAAAGTATGGGCCCAATTAATGAAATCTATAAATTAATGGTTGACAATCCTACAATTAATTTTAGTGTTGAAGGACATACAGATAGTGATGGTAGCGATGTTACAAACATGACACTTTCAAAAGAAAGAGGAAAAACTGTTATGAATAAATTAATTGAAATGGGAATTGCTTCAAACAGACTTAAATTTGATGGTTTTGGTGAAAGTAAACCCATAGACAACAATAACTCTCCAGAAGGAAAAGCAAATAATAGACGTGTAGAATTTGTGAAATTTTCAGGAAATTCTAATTCAAATTCTAACAATTCAAATAGCAATAATGGAAATTCTAATTTTGATCAGTTAGATAAAAAAACAATTGGAGCAAAGTTAGAATCGCTCCCAGATAGTTTTAATATTCCAATGTCAAATAATACTGGTATTATAAACGGACCAGGCACTGTTATAATTTATGCAACTTCAGATGGCAATATGGGTAAAATGCAGATTCTAGATATTGATAAAAACGACAATAATAAACTTACCATTAAATATGTAACATACAATTACGATGGATCCGTTCACAGTGAATCTAATAATTTGGAAATTCGAGGAACTTTTACTTGTGATTTAGACACCGGAAATGAAGGTGTAGAACGCAACAAAGCAGATTTTAGAAATGGTGGTGAGACACTTTATCCGTATGAAACCACAATTTTGAAAGTTCTTAAATAA
- a CDS encoding DUF3592 domain-containing protein, which yields MANQNNSPIGTFIMGMVLIITSWVVYSNISVPMIEESEASENWPTTSGIVTYSDISQSISDGKKMYTAAINYEFLVNNKSYIGDRISLSSNNTSTSNIGKVKKTLQTYPVNSKVTVYYDPELPNNAVLKPGADFFIYFVKYGPYCLGFIGVLMLLQLVKKIGVLILALFLSSRN from the coding sequence ATGGCAAATCAAAATAATTCTCCAATAGGGACATTTATTATGGGTATGGTATTAATTATTACTAGTTGGGTGGTGTATAGTAATATTAGTGTGCCTATGATTGAAGAATCAGAAGCTTCTGAAAATTGGCCAACCACATCTGGAATAGTAACCTACTCTGATATTTCGCAAAGTATAAGTGACGGAAAAAAAATGTATACCGCAGCTATTAACTACGAATTTTTAGTTAATAACAAATCTTACATTGGAGATAGAATATCTCTTTCAAGTAATAACACCTCAACAAGTAATATTGGAAAAGTAAAAAAAACACTCCAAACTTACCCTGTTAATTCAAAGGTAACTGTTTATTACGATCCAGAATTACCAAATAATGCTGTATTAAAACCTGGAGCAGACTTCTTTATTTATTTTGTTAAGTACGGTCCTTATTGCTTAGGTTTTATTGGAGTGTTAATGCTATTACAATTAGTAAAAAAGATTGGAGTATTAATACTTGCTCTTTTTTTAAGTAGCAGAAATTAA
- a CDS encoding xylulokinase, whose product MYYIGFDLGSSSVKAALIEAKTGKSVGITHYPETEMAIVAEQIGWAEQDPNLWWENICKVTKKLLAETGISSNEIKGIGIAYQMHGMVVVDKNNEVLRPSIIWCDSRAVEIGNAAFKEAGEDKCVANLLNSPGNFTLSKLKWVKENEPEIFEKVTKLLLPGDFIALKLTGEATTTISGLSEGIMWDFKQNKLADWLFDYMGIATDVIPTIVPTFSNQGIVTKKASEEIGLPEGIPVLYRAGDQPNNAMSLNVFEPGEIAATGGTSGVVYAVTDSSKTKENTRINNFAHVNYKKEQPRIGKLLNINGAGIQYSWMKNNIVAATDSYNDMNNLAASIPVGSDGLRILPFGNGAERMLNNENIGASFLNLNFNRHGKPHLLRAALESIAFSFVYGIDILKNDGIDVNAIKAGNDNLFRSEIFSNTIATLVGADIRIIDTTGAVGAARAAGVSFGDFKTLNDAFSDSEHVMTYHPLNDKKIYMDAYLLWKQDLEKMYKK is encoded by the coding sequence ATGTATTATATAGGATTTGATTTAGGAAGCTCATCAGTTAAAGCAGCTTTAATTGAAGCAAAAACAGGAAAATCAGTCGGGATAACGCATTATCCGGAAACCGAAATGGCAATAGTTGCTGAGCAAATAGGTTGGGCAGAGCAAGACCCTAATTTATGGTGGGAAAATATATGTAAAGTCACTAAAAAACTACTTGCAGAAACAGGTATTTCTTCAAACGAAATAAAAGGTATTGGTATTGCTTATCAAATGCACGGAATGGTGGTGGTTGATAAAAACAATGAAGTTTTAAGACCTTCGATTATTTGGTGCGATAGTAGAGCTGTTGAAATTGGAAATGCAGCTTTTAAAGAAGCAGGAGAAGATAAATGTGTAGCTAATTTATTAAACTCACCAGGAAATTTTACACTTTCAAAACTAAAATGGGTAAAAGAAAATGAACCTGAAATTTTTGAAAAAGTAACTAAATTGTTATTACCAGGCGATTTTATCGCTCTAAAATTAACTGGAGAAGCAACTACCACAATTTCTGGACTTTCAGAAGGAATTATGTGGGATTTTAAACAAAACAAATTAGCAGATTGGTTGTTCGATTATATGGGAATTGCTACTGATGTAATTCCAACCATAGTTCCAACATTTTCAAATCAAGGAATAGTAACTAAAAAAGCTTCAGAAGAAATAGGGTTGCCAGAAGGAATTCCGGTTTTATACAGAGCTGGCGATCAGCCAAACAATGCAATGTCTTTAAATGTTTTTGAGCCTGGAGAAATTGCTGCAACTGGAGGAACATCGGGAGTTGTTTATGCGGTAACAGATAGTTCAAAAACGAAGGAAAATACGCGTATTAATAATTTTGCACACGTAAATTATAAGAAAGAACAACCAAGAATTGGAAAACTGCTAAATATTAATGGCGCAGGAATTCAATATAGTTGGATGAAAAATAATATTGTAGCTGCAACAGACTCTTATAATGACATGAATAATTTGGCAGCATCTATTCCCGTTGGTTCAGATGGCTTACGAATTTTACCATTTGGAAATGGAGCAGAGCGTATGTTAAATAATGAAAATATTGGCGCAAGCTTTTTAAACTTAAATTTTAATAGACATGGCAAACCGCATTTGTTAAGAGCCGCTTTAGAAAGTATTGCTTTTAGTTTTGTCTATGGCATTGATATTTTAAAAAATGATGGAATTGATGTGAATGCAATTAAAGCAGGAAACGATAATTTATTCCGTTCAGAAATATTTTCAAACACAATTGCAACATTGGTAGGCGCAGATATTAGAATAATTGATACAACTGGAGCAGTTGGAGCAGCGCGAGCAGCTGGGGTAAGTTTTGGAGATTTTAAAACTTTGAATGATGCGTTTTCAGATAGTGAACACGTAATGACTTATCATCCATTAAATGATAAAAAAATATATATGGATGCTTACCTACTTTGGAAGCAAGATTTAGAAAAAATGTATAAAAAATAA
- a CDS encoding alpha/beta fold hydrolase — protein MKLILKIFKWIGKILAGFVILLLMSGLCFRLFSSKPVPPGKLIDVNGTKLHIRAEGDKNDLPTIILESGANSHTDMFHWIAEGLKDDLRVIRYDREGKWFSESSKDSITTEFYAYQLHELLKKSGEEPPYILVGHSMGGVYQRIFRDLYPNEVVGMVFLDSSHPEQWKRLAQKELIPKNQIKFTKLIAVLSDLGIRGVYNKITNPKAKEDGLPKDCHIRNLNLASYSGKVYNRYLKENCINDNILLRSGQSSSLDSLPVLVFTATEQYRESQKESYRNQGIDPDNQIQLWYEMQKELKELSTNGIQFVINGSHGSIITEKENAEIINNEILLMAETIKLKG, from the coding sequence ATGAAATTAATACTGAAAATATTCAAATGGATTGGTAAAATTTTAGCTGGATTTGTAATTCTACTATTAATGTCAGGATTATGCTTTCGATTATTTAGTTCAAAACCAGTTCCACCAGGTAAATTAATTGATGTTAATGGAACAAAACTTCATATAAGAGCAGAAGGTGATAAAAATGATTTACCAACTATTATTCTCGAATCAGGTGCAAACAGTCATACAGATATGTTTCATTGGATTGCAGAAGGACTAAAGGATGATTTAAGAGTTATACGTTATGATAGGGAGGGAAAATGGTTTAGCGAGTCAAGTAAAGATAGTATTACAACAGAATTTTATGCATACCAATTACACGAATTACTAAAAAAAAGTGGAGAAGAACCTCCTTACATATTGGTGGGTCATTCTATGGGTGGTGTTTACCAAAGAATATTTAGAGATTTATATCCGAATGAAGTAGTAGGTATGGTTTTTCTAGATTCTAGCCATCCAGAACAATGGAAACGATTAGCTCAAAAAGAATTGATTCCAAAAAATCAAATTAAATTTACGAAACTTATTGCGGTGCTTTCAGATTTGGGAATAAGAGGGGTTTATAATAAAATTACTAACCCAAAAGCTAAAGAAGATGGTTTACCTAAAGATTGCCACATTCGTAATCTTAATCTTGCAAGTTATTCAGGTAAAGTATATAACCGGTACCTAAAAGAAAATTGCATAAATGATAATATTCTTTTGCGTTCAGGTCAATCAAGTAGTTTAGATTCATTACCTGTTTTAGTTTTTACCGCTACAGAACAATATAGAGAATCTCAAAAAGAAAGTTATAGAAATCAAGGAATTGATCCCGATAATCAAATTCAATTATGGTACGAAATGCAAAAAGAACTGAAAGAACTATCTACAAATGGAATCCAATTTGTTATTAATGGAAGTCATGGTTCTATTATTACAGAAAAAGAAAATGCTGAAATAATTAATAATGAAATACTTTTAATGGCTGAAACAATTAAATTAAAAGGTTAA
- a CDS encoding TIGR00266 family protein, with product MKSHEIDYKIKGHDIQFVEIELDPQETVIAEAGAMLYMKEGINFITKMGDGSEPEKGLFGKLLSAAARKITGESIFITHFTHQGSGKSHVAFAAPYPGTIIPLDLDDVGGTIIVQRDAFLCAALGTKISIHFNQKLGAGFFGGEGFILQKLQGDGNVFIHAGGTVIEHELNGETLRVDTGCVVGFQEGIDFSIQRAGNLKSMVFGGEGLFLATLQGTGKVWLQSMPISKLISQLSTGGSNSHKEESGGLLNSLLE from the coding sequence ATGAAATCACACGAAATAGATTACAAAATAAAAGGACATGATATTCAATTTGTAGAAATTGAATTAGACCCACAAGAAACAGTAATTGCTGAAGCTGGCGCGATGCTTTATATGAAAGAAGGTATCAATTTTATAACCAAAATGGGCGATGGTTCAGAACCTGAAAAAGGCTTGTTTGGTAAATTGCTTTCAGCAGCAGCACGCAAAATAACTGGAGAATCCATTTTTATCACTCATTTTACACATCAAGGATCAGGTAAAAGCCATGTGGCTTTTGCAGCACCCTACCCTGGAACTATAATTCCTTTAGATTTAGATGATGTTGGTGGTACTATTATTGTGCAACGCGATGCGTTTTTATGTGCAGCTCTCGGTACAAAAATCAGCATCCATTTTAACCAAAAATTAGGCGCTGGTTTTTTTGGAGGTGAAGGTTTTATTTTACAAAAACTACAAGGAGATGGAAATGTATTTATCCACGCTGGTGGAACAGTAATTGAACACGAATTAAACGGCGAAACACTACGGGTTGATACAGGTTGTGTAGTTGGTTTTCAAGAAGGAATAGATTTTAGCATACAACGTGCAGGAAATTTAAAATCTATGGTTTTTGGAGGTGAAGGACTGTTTTTAGCAACCTTACAAGGAACCGGAAAAGTTTGGCTACAGTCAATGCCAATTAGTAAATTAATTAGCCAATTATCTACTGGAGGTTCAAACAGTCATAAAGAAGAAAGTGGAGGATTATTAAACAGCTTATTAGAATAA
- a CDS encoding ribonucleotide-diphosphate reductase subunit beta, producing MSFIEPILQENKDRFVIFPIQHQDIWEWYKKQEASIWTAEEIDLHQDVIDWENKLNDDERYFIKHILAFFAASDGIVNENLAENFVSEVQYSEAKFFYGFQIMMENIHSEVYSLLIDTYVKNEAEKDDLFKAIEVFPAIKLKADWALKWIESPSFAERLIAFAAVEGIFFSGSFCSIFWLKKRGLLPGLTFSNELISRDEGLHCDFAVHLHNNHIVQKVPKERITEILVDALDIERVFITESLPVSLIGMNAKLMTQYLEFVTDRLLLEFGCEKVYNSTNPFDFMEMISLEGKTNFFEKRVSDYQKAGVKSGGTGSISFDADF from the coding sequence ATGTCGTTTATTGAACCTATTTTGCAAGAAAACAAAGACCGATTTGTAATTTTTCCTATTCAACACCAAGATATTTGGGAATGGTATAAAAAACAAGAAGCAAGTATTTGGACTGCAGAAGAGATTGATTTACATCAAGATGTAATAGATTGGGAAAATAAATTAAATGACGACGAACGTTATTTTATTAAGCACATTTTAGCGTTTTTTGCTGCATCAGATGGAATTGTTAATGAAAATTTAGCTGAAAACTTTGTAAGTGAAGTTCAATATTCTGAAGCAAAATTCTTTTATGGTTTTCAAATTATGATGGAAAATATACACTCTGAAGTATATTCATTATTAATAGACACCTATGTTAAAAACGAAGCTGAAAAAGACGATTTATTTAAAGCTATTGAAGTATTCCCTGCTATAAAATTAAAAGCTGATTGGGCTTTAAAATGGATTGAAAGCCCAAGTTTTGCAGAACGTTTAATTGCTTTTGCTGCCGTTGAAGGTATTTTCTTTTCTGGTAGTTTTTGTTCAATTTTTTGGTTAAAAAAACGTGGTTTATTACCTGGCCTAACTTTTTCTAACGAATTAATTTCTCGTGATGAAGGTTTACATTGTGATTTTGCAGTGCACTTACACAACAACCACATTGTACAAAAAGTTCCAAAAGAGCGTATTACAGAAATTTTAGTCGATGCGCTTGATATAGAACGTGTATTTATAACCGAATCACTTCCTGTTAGCTTAATTGGAATGAATGCTAAATTAATGACCCAATATTTAGAATTTGTAACAGATAGATTACTTCTAGAATTTGGTTGTGAAAAAGTTTACAATTCAACAAACCCATTTGATTTTATGGAAATGATTTCCTTAGAAGGTAAAACTAACTTCTTTGAAAAACGCGTTTCAGATTATCAAAAAGCAGGAGTAAAATCTGGTGGAACTGGCAGTATCAGTTTCGATGCCGACTTTTAA